In bacterium, one genomic interval encodes:
- a CDS encoding fatty acid desaturase, whose amino-acid sequence MSNPSKSIRDALQAEETALRSAHRWLNRQDLIGAFLFLTSIAACIGVGTLYYQGFIPAWTCLLANAFFLSIGHEIEHDLIHRLYFSRHKWLRDSMLLLGWLTRPTSINPWIRMRLHHHHHRNSGQLDDAEERLIGNGIPYNNLARWLVMAGPWFAFLQLRSLRRHGSPFRTLVLVLSPFPMVFGATVFVVYWLLLSLFGPGISQWAYDRMPLWNALMVGLIGPNLLRMFCLQFVSSTIHYFGDVRELRDQTQVFNAWYWLPFQAFCFNFGATHALHHFLPSQPFYIRQWLAQRIYPVMKTQGVRFNDIGTFRRNNRHGA is encoded by the coding sequence ATGAGCAACCCAAGCAAATCGATTCGGGATGCTCTCCAGGCTGAAGAAACGGCTCTGCGAAGCGCTCATCGCTGGCTCAATCGTCAGGATTTGATCGGCGCATTTTTGTTTCTCACCTCGATCGCCGCCTGCATCGGAGTCGGAACGCTTTATTACCAAGGTTTCATTCCGGCATGGACTTGTCTCTTGGCGAATGCTTTCTTTCTTTCCATCGGCCATGAGATCGAGCACGACTTGATCCATCGGCTTTACTTCTCCCGCCACAAGTGGCTTCGAGACTCCATGTTGCTGCTCGGCTGGCTGACTCGGCCAACCTCGATCAATCCCTGGATCCGAATGCGCCTGCATCATCACCATCACCGAAATTCCGGGCAACTCGACGACGCCGAGGAAAGACTGATCGGGAACGGAATACCCTACAATAACCTCGCTCGGTGGCTGGTCATGGCCGGGCCCTGGTTTGCTTTCCTTCAGCTTCGGTCGCTCAGAAGGCATGGCAGTCCCTTCAGAACCCTGGTTCTGGTGCTCTCGCCCTTTCCGATGGTCTTCGGCGCCACCGTCTTCGTCGTTTATTGGCTGCTGTTGAGCCTATTCGGCCCTGGCATCAGTCAATGGGCTTACGACCGGATGCCGCTTTGGAATGCCTTGATGGTCGGCTTGATCGGCCCCAATCTCCTGCGGATGTTTTGCCTGCAGTTCGTCTCTTCCACCATCCACTACTTCGGCGACGTCCGCGAGCTGCGGGACCAAACTCAAGTATTCAACGCCTGGTATTGGCTTCCCTTCCAGGCCTTTTGCTTCAATTTCGGGGCAACCCATGCCCTGCATCACTTTCTCCCCAGCCAACCCTTCTACATCCGGCAATGGCTGGCCCAACGCATCTATCCGGTCATGAAAACCCAGGGGGTTCGATTCAACGACATCGGGACGTTCCGGCGGAACAACCGCCATGGGGCTTGA